One Fibrobacter sp. UWH6 genomic window carries:
- a CDS encoding adenosine kinase: MTKKILGIGAALVDVLANVSEEWMAAQGVQKGGMNHVDWPQMEKFLGELKNPIRVPGGSTCNTMVGISKLGGDSAFISRVGDDELGRLFQNHLKSHNVENRMGLSDVATGCVFSAVTPDAQRSMWTFLGASNDMKSEDFCPELFDGVSLILAEGYSAFDTENFKKCFTLARSLGVETALDFSSFGVVDACRGLFDELFEKKMIDIVIANEDEAFAYAGVKEEAALEVLAKKAKVAVVKIGKRGALIAKDGVVTRVEAGAAKAIDTTGAGDLWAAGFLYGYMNGWDMDRAGKLGSVVSNEVVQVMGAMIPEEGWKRIKSTEL, from the coding sequence ATGACTAAAAAAATTCTTGGTATTGGAGCTGCCCTGGTTGATGTCTTGGCCAATGTCAGCGAAGAATGGATGGCTGCACAGGGTGTTCAGAAGGGTGGCATGAATCATGTGGATTGGCCCCAGATGGAAAAGTTCCTGGGCGAGTTGAAGAATCCCATTCGCGTTCCTGGCGGTTCTACCTGCAATACCATGGTGGGTATTTCGAAGCTGGGTGGCGATTCCGCCTTTATTAGCCGCGTGGGTGATGACGAACTGGGTCGACTGTTCCAGAATCATCTGAAGTCTCACAATGTGGAAAATCGTATGGGTCTTTCTGACGTGGCTACGGGTTGCGTCTTTAGCGCGGTGACTCCCGATGCCCAGCGTTCTATGTGGACTTTTTTGGGTGCGTCTAACGATATGAAGTCTGAGGATTTCTGCCCGGAACTGTTTGATGGCGTCTCCCTGATTCTTGCGGAAGGTTATAGCGCCTTCGATACCGAAAATTTCAAGAAGTGCTTTACCTTGGCCCGTTCCCTTGGTGTTGAAACCGCTCTGGATTTCAGTTCCTTTGGGGTGGTGGATGCCTGCCGCGGCTTGTTCGATGAACTCTTCGAAAAGAAGATGATCGATATCGTGATTGCCAACGAAGACGAAGCCTTCGCCTATGCCGGTGTCAAGGAAGAGGCCGCTCTTGAAGTTCTTGCCAAGAAGGCCAAGGTGGCTGTGGTTAAGATCGGCAAGCGTGGCGCCTTGATTGCCAAGGACGGCGTGGTGACTCGTGTGGAGGCTGGTGCTGCCAAGGCCATTGATACCACCGGGGCAGGCGACCTGTGGGCTGCCGGTTTCCTTTATGGCTATATGAATGGCTGGGATATGGATCGTGCCGGTAAGTTGGGTAGTGTTGTTTCTAACGAAGTGGTGCAGGTCATGGGTGCCATGATTCCTGAAGAGGGGTGGAAACGCATTAAGTCAACGGAATTGTAG